The Oryzias latipes chromosome 9, ASM223467v1 region AATGATTTTGATTGGTTGACTGTTGTTGATCCAAAATCAACATCATTTGTACCAAAAGAagttctgccacaaaaaaaatgcaggttcTTTCAGTTTCTGCAAACAGCTGCTTTAAAAGGGAACCTGTTCGGTAAAAACTCCTGAGAACAAACACACGGCCGTATGGTTCAGCAGGAACTACCGCAAGAATTCTTGATTTATCTGCAGATCTGACACAGAAAGCCGCAGATGGACTTTAGCTAGCGTTAGcttctctgctctcctgcaggtGAACTCTGGTACTGTTCacttcagtgtgaacacagacAGACCTTCATAAGAGGGGAGGTGCTGTAGCTccgtgtgtttggaggagaaccaAACGGCCACAGCGTGAATCTGAAGAAGCAGGAACAATGAGGACGTTTGGAAATGCATGCTGGGTaaaggaggagcagtgaggagatCCAGGAGCTTCTCACAGATGAGAATCAGAGGAGGACCCACAAACACGGATGAACGGaggtgtgatgtcatcatagAGAAAGCCTGACCTCCAGCTCCCGAGAACCGAGGCCAATTCCCTTACAGTTGCTTCCTGACACAGGTGCCGCCATGTTGAAGCCAGTCGaaagtgattggtccgagtctcTGAGTCATCGTATCCATGGCAACGATGGCGgcgcccgtatcaggaagcgatggtacttcctatttgggaaCACAAGGGTTGAGCTGTCCgttgtttttacagtcagtgAGCAGAACCAGtcacttttcttcttctctttctgttCTGCTCAGAGCTGGAGGCAGACCACAGCGCCCCCAATGGACAGCTGTTGGAACTGCATGGATAGCGACAAATCTAAATAGAAGTGATGTCACGACTCCATGCTTTCCACTCCACCATCTGTTAACATCTGTACATTTATGAATGCcggtttttaatatttacagtTTCAGTTCCTGCTGCTCACAGTTTTATGATTATAGTCAGAGGTGGATATTTTTAACGAGTTTGACCTTGTACTTTAAAGATTCTCCTCCAGAGACTGAAGAACCAAAGAGTGATGAATGCTAAATGATTCATTCATGaacgtcttcttcttcttctttcacatCTTTCAGCATTTCctgcaggggggaggggggcagtcACGCTGAAACGGGGAAGTTTAATTCTGTTGTAATGAAGCTGTAACCACAGCTGAACATGTGTCTCTGCAGACAGACtccagacctccatcaggagtccagacctccatcaggagtccagacctccatcaggagtccagacctccatcaggagtctaaacctccatcaggaggagtcCAGATCTCCATCAGGAGGAGtccagacctccatcaggagtCTAAACCTCTATCAGGAGGAGtccagacctccatcaggaggagtccagacctccatcaggagtctaaacctccatcaggaggagtccagacctccatcaggagtcaagacctccatcaggaggagtccagacctccatcaggagtccagacctccatcaggagtCTAAACCTCTATCAGGAGGAGtccagacctccatcaggaggagtccagacctccatcaggagtctaaacctccatcaggaggagtccagacctccatcaggagtcaagacctccatcaggaggagtccagacctccatcaggagtccagacctccatcaggagtctaaacctccatcaggaggagtcCAGATCTCCATCAGGAGGAGtccagacctccatcaggagtCTAAACCTCTATCAGGAGGAGtccagacctccatcaggaggagtccagacctccatcaggagtctaaacctccatcaggaggagtccagacctccatcaggagtcaagacctccatcaggaggagtccagacctccatcaggagtccagacctccatcaggagtctaaacctccatcaggaggagtccagacctccatcaggagtccagacctccatcaggagtccagacctccatcaggaggagtccagacctccatcaggagtctaaacctccatcaggaggagtccagacctccatcaggagtctaaacctccatcaggaggagtccagacctccatcagggggagtccagacctccatcaggagtccagacctccatcaggaggagtccagacctccatcaggagtccagacctccatcaggaggagtccagacctccatcaggaggagtccagacctccatcaggaggctagacctccatcaggagtctagacctccatcaggaggagtcCAAACCTCCATCAGGAGtccagacctccatcaggaggctagacctccatcaggagtctagacctccatcaggagtccagacctccatcaggaggagtccagacctccatcaggaggagtctagacctccatcaggaggagtccagacctccatcaggaggagtctagacctccatcaggaggagtccagacctccatcaggagtccagacctccatcaggaggagtccagacctccatcaggaggagtctagacctccatcaggaggagtccagacctccatcaggaggagtccagacctccatcaggagtccagacctccatcaggaggagtccagacctccatcaggagtccagacctccatcaggagtctaaacctccatcaggaggagtccagacctccatcaggagtccagacctccatcaggaggagtccagacctccatcaggagtctaaacctccatcaggaggagtccagacctccatcaggaggctagacctccatcaggagtctagacctccatcaggaggagtcCAAACCTCCATCAGGAAGCTAGACCTCCATCAGGAGAAGACTTTCTGGAAGCTCCAGATCCAAACCCATCAGGAGACGTGCAGAGTAAATCCTCCCCAGGTGTTCATCTGCTGTTTTGATCAAATACGTCACAGCAACGGAGGCAGATTTGATGTaataattcaaacatttttatcaaacgttattagaataaagaaaaaacataaaaaattgaaACTGACAATCCAAGTGATAGAAGTAAAATCCTTCTGAAGCATTATCGGATATCCCGGGTCATTTCTATCCCGGATCATTTCTATAAATCGGGTCATTTCTATCCCGGGTCAGGAATGCGATTACCTGCTGCAGCGTTTCCGCCTGTTTCGGACTGAGGTCTCCCGGTCTTCCGCTCATGTCTGCGACCCGTCAGGAGCGCGCGGCGTCTTCAAGGATCTGCGCGCGGGCATCCGGGGGAGGAGGACCCCTCCCGCCGTTAACCGTGACAGCCGGGGCTGAGTCCCTGATGACGCCCCTTGATGCTCATGCGCGGCCGCGGTGTCCCGTTGCTGCCGCTGCTCTCGGGCTGCAGGCGGAGAGCCGATCAGGAAACGTCGTCACGAAACTCCGCACGCGGCAGCCGGGCCGGCCGAAGATAGGAGAAATGACAGAGGAGTCACTCTGATCAAGGAGGCGGTGCCGGAGCCGTCAGCGCGTGGAGCGCGCCGGGCCCGCGGTTCGGTGGTTACCTCACCGAGGGTCCGATGACGTACCAACAATGTAATCAGTTATGCTAATCAATATGTCCGGATGTAGAACATTTCAGACTTTTATCCCCGTCTGAGTATAAatctaaaagcatttaaatTAGAAATGAATTAAAAGTGAGGATTTCTATTTGTCCTTGTAAAAGTTCAAATATTAACAGAAtgagacacaaagaaaatgtttttggcaGATTATTTAGTAGGAACACGAAGAAAGAGCTTTCTACACATGCGCAGTTCAAACATCTAGAGTGATTTTAAACTTGTCTTTTACTGTCTTGTGTTCATATCCGTCATGTTTGGCACTCAattcattttaaacacaaagaattGTGGTTTTAAAACCAAGAAAGAAATAATGGAAGAAAATCGCGTTTACAGACAGTTTAGAGTCTCAGGGCGCAGACAGGAAATCCCGCAAAACCCTTCAAACGCAGAAAAGTTTCGCTTTGATTACAAGATTCACCGCATCAACGCGGCTCAAACAGCTGGAAGAATCTAAAGTCATGGTGGtgatttttttaactcaactttattgcacattatgccattttacaaGAATGTACTTTTAGGtatgcaataaaaacacaactgcaaatttCAAATACACATCTGTAACATACAGAAGAACgagaatagaaatagaaataagccAGGGGGTTAAACTCTACGAGGAAATACTGAATCTATCACATACAGACAATTTTCTGATTGATTTTTGCTTCTCTGAATTTAGAATACTGTTGATATACTGATTTAATTCAGAAAGGAATACAGTGAAACAGGGTTTTCTAccagaaaatttacatttatgaacatggaatttggccaaaatgagtaaaagatttaaaagtaaacaaaacttcttttgcatatttttttatattagacCCAACAAGACAtctttccaaaacaaaacaagaatcaattttatcattaataaaatcacacatcttctgccaaaacacctttgtcatggtggtgATGCGGCAGATTGTAAACAAAACTATTTCCCTTCTACTTCCGGTCAACCCGGAAGTACATCTCCCGCTCTTGTTTACATCCTCAGGGCGGCTGTTAGCTAACAGGAGCGACCGTCGCAGTGATGTGTGGCAGCTGACGAGCTCCGGGCTGGGTTCGGTTGTCAGATCCGCTCCGTCGGTGCCGTTTGGCGGGCTCCAGCTCCTGCTGACCGGGATGGGCTCGccgctcctcctgctgctcctgctgcggTGGCCGGGGCTGCTGGCGGCGGAGCAGGTCGCCGTGCTGGAGGTTCTGCTGGAGGAGCAGCCCGGCGTCAGCGCGCTGCTCCGGGGGGAGGTGGTGGAGTCCAGCGGGGACGGGTCCGAGGGAGGGGAGCGGGAGGAGCTGGAGGGGAACCTGGTGCTGGTGAGGCTCCGCGCCGCCTCGGAGTCTGACCGGTTCTCTCCTCCTCTAAGTTCTCCTTCAGCTCAGACGTCTTGTCTCCTCAGGTCCGAGTGGAGGAAGCCTCGGAGATCGCAGGAGAGCCGGAGGAGCAGGAGCCCTGGATCGGGCTGCTCCCCGTGGACAGCACGGCCTCCCGCGGCGGGCAGGAGTCCTTCGCCGATGCGGTCGTTAACAAGGTAAACCCGGTTCGGGGGTAGAGCGGTTTGGCGCGGGACTGAACCGGAACCGTgtggtttgtgctgcagatgaAGCGCGCGCTGGTTCTGGGGGCGTCTGCGCTGATCATCCTGGCGCTTAACCCGAACCCCGTCAGTGAGGTAAGGGCGGGGCCCCGCCGCCGGCCGGGGGGGTTAGGGGCCCCGCGCGTAACCGAACCTCCCTGTGTTCCAGATGGATTTGTCCCCGGTTCTGTCCAAGCCCATCATCGTGGTCCATACGTCGGAGAACGTTACTAAGCTGATAGGAGCGCTGCTCCGGTACCGTCTCCGCCCCGCCTTTCTGCTCACGGAGCTTTTTGAAAAGGATCAAAGGGTTCGGTGTCCTCAGAGATCAGACACACCGCCTGATGGTGACGTCAGGATGTCAGTGTCAGGATGGATGACACTAACATCCATCCTGACACTGACTTCACCGCGGTGGAGATCCGCTGTTCTGTTAAAGGTTCTGCTGacagtgcagaaccacaggttGCATCTGCCTGCGGATCCAAACAGAACATCTGGTTCTGCATGAGATGGTTGTGAAAGCTGATGGTTCTGAAAGCATCAGAACCATCAGAATTTTAACCCGATTCAGCTTCTGAAGCTCAGGAACTGATTAGAACTAAAGAGTTTGATGAGAACAAACTcagttttcaataaagttttacaaacaaacaaagctaaATTCAGAACCTAAACTACAACGTTCAACCTGCAGAACCAAACCCACTCTGGACCACAGAAGGGTTTCCGCAAGTTCTGCTGATGTTCTCTTGATGTTCTGCTGAcgttctgctgctgttctgctgatGTTCTCTTGATGTTCTCCTGCTGTTCTCTTGATGTTCTGCTGATGTTCTCCTGATGTTCTCTTGATGTTCTCCTGATGTTCTCCTGCTGTTCTCTTGATGTTCTGCTGATGTTCTCCTGATGTTCTCCTGATGTTCTCTTGATGTTGTGCTGATGTTCTCCTGATGTTCTGCTGACGTTCTGCTGACGTTTTGCTGCTGTTCTCCTGATGTTCTCCTGATGTTCTCCTGATGTTCTCCTGATGTTCTGCTGATGTTCTCTTGATGTTCTCCTGATGttctgctgatgttctgctgatgttctcatgttctgctgCTTGTCCACCTCCTGCAGAGGCCTGAGGGCCACCGCAAAGATCACCTACCAGAGCATCCTGCAGGACGACCTGGTGAGTCAGCTGTGAGTGCCCCCGGTGGTGACAGAGCAGATGACAGGCTGACGCTGCTGTGTGTTGGGGCAGGGGGGGGCCACGCTTACGCTGTGGTCGAGCTGCGGTCGCTCCAGGGGTGGGCTCTACGGGGAGTGGCAGGGGGTCATCTGCACGGGGGAGAGCAACTCCCAGGTCCAGGTCAGGCGCTGCTTCGATGCACTACacttcccagaatgcttagcaTGTGAGACCTGCGGACTCTGTTCTGCAGAAGtacctgcagcagctgtgggACACGGTCCTCCTGGTGGTGCTGATCCTCTGCACCGGCGTCATCCTCCAGGCCCGCTGGCAGCACCAGGACCGGCAGCCCAACGACAACTTCCAGGTTCTTGAACCCAGAAcggtgggggggggtcatgggGGTCACCGAGAGCGACGGGATGTTCCCACGCGGGAAAAAGCAGGACAAACTAGAAAGACCAGACATTTCTGAGGAGGTTTTTTCAGCTAACGTGACTCACCCGGACTTATTCTGGGATGGAATCGGAGTCAGAACCCCCTCCTAACTACTCACAGAGGTGTGGAACTGTCCAGGgtcctgaactttaacagcacTTCCGATGCGTCCGCTCTACTTTTTAAATGACGTCACCAATTTCCCAAAGTAGAATCTCTTTTTCTGAATCCCCTGAGTTCTGATGAGTTAAACCGTTCatcaaagttacatttaaatatgtttttttacaaaCCAGTAATCGTCCAAAcgcagtgcattgtggtctattttcagCAATCTAGCGAGCATCGCTTCACACTGCCTTTTGCAAAGACTTGTGGGAAGTTTCCAGGGCTCTGAATTCAGGAGTGTAGGTTGGTAGAGCAGCGCAGGGATCTGGACCCGACCCGGCTGCTGCCTCTGAGCCCGACGTCTGCTTCTTCCTCAGTTTCCCAAGCAGGATGTTCTCAGGTCCATGTCGCTGCTGAAAACCCGGCCGTACCGTCAACCCAAACGCTGGTGCGGCCCGTCGCAGCCGACAGAC contains the following coding sequences:
- the rnf215 gene encoding RING finger protein 215 isoform X1, with product MVVMRQIVNKTISLLLPVNPEVHLPLLFTSSGRLLANRSDRRSDVWQLTSSGLGSVVRSAPSVPFGGLQLLLTGMGSPLLLLLLLRWPGLLAAEQVAVLEVLLEEQPGVSALLRGEVVESSGDGSEGGEREELEGNLVLVRVEEASEIAGEPEEQEPWIGLLPVDSTASRGGQESFADAVVNKMKRALVLGASALIILALNPNPVSEMDLSPVLSKPIIVVHTSENVTKLIGALLRGLRATAKITYQSILQDDLGGATLTLWSSCGRSRGGLYGEWQGVICTGESNSQVQKYLQQLWDTVLLVVLILCTGVILQARWQHQDRQPNDNFQFPKQDVLRSMSLLKTRPYRQPKRWCGPSQPTDADICAVCLEAFRNNQCLRVLPCLHEYHRDCVDPWLLLQHTCPLCKRSILGGVCKDG
- the rnf215 gene encoding RING finger protein 215 isoform X2, which gives rise to MVVMRQIVNKTISLLLPVNPEVHLPLLFTSSGRLLANRSDRRSDVWQLTSSGLGSVVRSAPSVPFGGLQLLLTGMGSPLLLLLLLRWPGLLAAEQVAVLEVLLEEQPGVSALLRGEVVESSGDGSEGGEREELEGNLVLVRVEEASEIAGEPEEQEPWIGLLPVDSTASRGGQESFADAVVNKMKRALVLGASALIILALNPNPVSEMDLSPVLSKPIIVVHTSENVTKLIGALLRGLRATAKITYQSILQDDLFPKQDVLRSMSLLKTRPYRQPKRWCGPSQPTDADICAVCLEAFRNNQCLRVLPCLHEYHRDCVDPWLLLQHTCPLCKRSILGGVCKDG